A portion of the Nitratidesulfovibrio termitidis HI1 genome contains these proteins:
- the rnc gene encoding ribonuclease III, with translation MFEKLQTDIHYAFKDAALLATAMTHSSWANEQQEHVEHNERLEFLGDAVLELCVSEELFARFPGAREGDLTRMRARLVSKPALAELARDLQLELYLRLGRGEESQGGRERSSLLSDALEAMLGAVFLDGGYERARAVVRHVLAARWPCDADGKRSKDYKSRLQELTQSLFRERPVYALMGSSGPEHEKRFEVRLTLPDDTVFTAIGPSVKRAEQMAAGLALKGLESRCEG, from the coding sequence ATGTTCGAAAAACTGCAAACCGACATTCATTACGCCTTCAAAGACGCGGCCCTGCTGGCCACGGCCATGACCCACAGTTCATGGGCCAACGAGCAGCAGGAGCACGTGGAGCACAACGAACGCCTGGAATTTCTGGGCGATGCCGTGCTTGAGCTGTGCGTGTCGGAAGAACTGTTCGCCCGTTTTCCCGGTGCCCGCGAGGGCGACCTGACCCGCATGCGGGCGCGCCTTGTCAGCAAACCGGCGCTGGCCGAACTTGCGCGCGATCTGCAACTGGAGCTGTACCTGCGGCTTGGCCGGGGCGAGGAAAGCCAGGGAGGGCGCGAACGCAGCTCTTTGCTGTCGGACGCGCTGGAGGCCATGCTGGGGGCGGTGTTTCTGGACGGGGGGTATGAGCGGGCGCGGGCCGTGGTGCGCCATGTGCTGGCCGCCCGCTGGCCCTGCGATGCCGACGGCAAGCGCAGCAAGGACTACAAGAGTCGCTTGCAGGAACTGACGCAGAGCCTGTTCCGGGAGCGGCCGGTATATGCCCTGATGGGCAGCAGCGGGCCGGAACACGAAAAGCGCTTCGAGGTGCGGCTGACGCTGCCGGATGACACCGTGTTCACGGCCATCGGCCCCAGCGTCAAAAGGGCCGAACAGATGGCGGCCGGTCTGGCGCTTAAAGGGCTGGAGTCACGCTGCGAGGGCTGA
- a CDS encoding flagellin — MSLVINHNMMALNASRNLNESYGRLATSTRRLSSGLRVGTAADDAAGLAIRELMRADISTMRQGIRNANDAISMIQTADGALQIIDEKLIRMKELAEQAATGTYNSDQRLMIESEYQAMASEITRIANATDFNGIHLLDGTLSGTHNGSGLRQTGELKIHFGTGNDSNEDYYYIKIGGATASQLGIGNASATGVGAGGYTISTQSAAQNALTALDQAIISKDKIRAALGALQNRLENTISNLTIQAENLQSSESRISDVDVAEEMTEFVRNQILTQSAVAMLSQANSLPQMAMQLIGGG; from the coding sequence ATGTCTTTGGTCATCAATCACAACATGATGGCGCTGAACGCCTCTCGTAACCTGAACGAGAGCTACGGTCGCCTGGCAACGTCCACCCGCCGCCTTTCCTCGGGTCTGCGCGTGGGCACTGCGGCCGACGACGCCGCAGGCCTCGCCATTCGCGAACTTATGCGGGCCGATATTTCCACCATGCGTCAGGGCATCCGTAACGCCAACGACGCCATCTCGATGATCCAGACCGCCGACGGCGCGCTGCAGATCATCGACGAAAAGCTCATCCGCATGAAGGAACTGGCCGAACAGGCGGCCACGGGTACCTACAACTCCGACCAGCGCCTGATGATCGAATCCGAATATCAGGCCATGGCTTCGGAAATCACCCGTATCGCCAACGCCACGGACTTCAACGGCATCCACCTGCTGGACGGCACCCTTTCGGGTACCCACAACGGCTCGGGGCTGCGCCAGACCGGCGAACTGAAGATCCACTTCGGCACCGGCAACGATTCGAACGAGGATTACTACTACATCAAGATCGGCGGGGCCACGGCGTCGCAACTGGGCATCGGCAACGCGTCCGCCACGGGCGTCGGGGCCGGGGGCTACACCATCTCCACCCAGTCGGCCGCCCAGAACGCCCTGACCGCCCTGGACCAGGCGATCATCTCCAAGGACAAGATTCGCGCGGCGCTCGGCGCCCTGCAGAACCGCCTGGAGAACACCATCAGCAACCTGACCATCCAGGCGGAAAACCTGCAATCCTCCGAGTCGCGCATTTCCGACGTGGACGTGGCCGAGGAAATGACGGAATTCGTGCGCAACCAGATCCTCACCCAGTCCGCCGTGGCCATGCTTTCGCAGGCCAACTCGCTGCCGCAGATGGCCATGCAGCTCATCGGCGGTGGCTAG
- a CDS encoding flagellar protein FlaG → MMLLDEIQAVAAGSSTGSDIKRPPARGLAAASSSSTSQSLAGWQPTGDERPVEADNVDMQQLESSLSDLSRTLEAKGAALKFEIVSDQGVVQVEVSEKNSNKVLMRIPPEGVLRVGKDGGMTLGGLLNRQF, encoded by the coding sequence ATGATGCTGCTGGACGAAATCCAGGCGGTAGCGGCAGGTTCTTCCACGGGTTCGGATATCAAGCGCCCCCCGGCACGCGGCCTGGCCGCCGCATCCTCATCCTCTACTTCTCAATCTCTTGCGGGATGGCAGCCGACCGGGGACGAACGACCCGTGGAAGCGGACAATGTGGACATGCAACAGCTCGAGAGCTCGCTGAGCGACCTTTCGCGCACCCTTGAAGCCAAGGGCGCCGCGCTGAAGTTCGAGATAGTGAGCGACCAGGGCGTGGTGCAGGTCGAGGTGTCCGAAAAGAACAGCAACAAGGTGCTCATGCGCATCCCCCCCGAAGGGGTGCTGCGCGTGGGCAAGGACGGGGGCATGACCCTTGGCGGGCTGCTCAACCGGCAATTCTAG
- a CDS encoding flagellar hook protein FlgE: MSVTASMWTGVSGLLAHGEKMNVLGNNIANVNTVGFKGSRMDFQDFINQDVYSAAGVSQVGRGVSIGAIFGDFSQGAFETTNEATDLAIGGKGFFQVRPKGQETSYYTRAGNFRFDNDGYLVDPHGYVLQGWEIEKARPSLSTSTAQVTTTTSQIKGAGSPKDIKLDGFTAEPQHTSTITSAHNLDARDGGDKSVNATDPFFSVFNNWDGSADTPLADSRFAYQTTIKVYDEGGTSHELTVYFDQVATDTVANAASGKRYWEYMVTMNPSDDLRSVNGLDFAGTSAAGILMTGTLTFDTSGQLTDMTAFTIASGATGSLKDMNNWVPTTFSNNGYPLFVANFSGVANASYTSPTVPDEAEPYLMELNFGLRNLSNSWASAPASAAAIGSNASNLGGLGAQGERQSTSMTSYGGSSSMIFQKQDGYTFGFLQNITVDQDGIVHGRYSNGVILDLYQITLYDFTSPTNLRREGGNLFSETRASGDALAGPANANGYGSINSNSLEQSNVDLAREFVQMITTQRGFQSNSKVITTTDTMLETVVNMKR, from the coding sequence ATGAGTGTCACGGCAAGTATGTGGACCGGCGTTTCGGGACTGCTGGCCCACGGCGAGAAGATGAACGTTCTCGGCAACAACATCGCCAACGTCAACACCGTGGGCTTCAAGGGCTCGCGCATGGACTTCCAGGACTTCATCAACCAGGACGTCTACAGCGCGGCCGGGGTGAGCCAGGTGGGTCGCGGCGTGTCCATCGGCGCCATCTTCGGCGACTTCAGCCAGGGCGCCTTTGAAACCACCAACGAGGCCACGGACCTTGCCATCGGCGGCAAGGGCTTCTTCCAGGTGCGGCCCAAGGGGCAGGAAACCTCGTACTACACCCGTGCGGGCAACTTCCGCTTCGACAACGACGGCTACCTGGTCGACCCGCACGGCTACGTGCTGCAAGGCTGGGAAATCGAAAAGGCCCGTCCGTCGCTGTCCACCTCCACCGCGCAGGTGACCACCACCACCTCGCAGATCAAGGGGGCGGGCTCGCCCAAGGACATCAAGCTCGACGGCTTCACGGCCGAGCCGCAGCATACGTCCACCATCACCTCGGCCCACAACCTCGACGCGCGCGACGGCGGCGACAAGTCGGTCAACGCCACCGACCCGTTCTTCTCGGTGTTCAACAACTGGGACGGCTCGGCAGACACGCCTCTGGCGGACAGCCGCTTTGCCTATCAGACCACCATCAAGGTCTATGACGAAGGCGGCACCTCGCACGAGCTGACCGTCTACTTCGACCAGGTGGCCACCGACACGGTTGCCAACGCCGCCAGCGGCAAGCGCTACTGGGAATACATGGTCACCATGAATCCCTCGGACGACCTGCGCTCGGTCAACGGCCTGGATTTCGCGGGCACCTCGGCGGCGGGCATCCTGATGACCGGCACGCTGACCTTCGACACCTCCGGCCAGCTCACGGACATGACCGCCTTCACCATCGCCAGCGGCGCCACCGGTTCGCTGAAGGACATGAACAACTGGGTGCCCACCACCTTCTCCAACAACGGTTACCCGCTGTTCGTGGCCAACTTCTCGGGCGTCGCCAACGCCAGCTACACCTCGCCCACGGTGCCCGATGAAGCCGAACCGTACCTGATGGAACTGAACTTCGGCCTGCGCAACCTCAGCAACTCCTGGGCCAGCGCCCCGGCCAGCGCCGCCGCCATCGGCAGCAACGCCAGCAACCTCGGCGGGCTGGGCGCGCAGGGCGAACGCCAGTCCACGTCCATGACCAGCTACGGCGGCTCGTCGTCCATGATCTTCCAGAAGCAGGACGGCTACACCTTCGGCTTTTTGCAGAACATCACCGTGGACCAGGACGGCATCGTGCACGGCCGGTACTCCAACGGGGTCATCCTGGACCTGTACCAGATCACCCTGTACGACTTCACCAGTCCCACCAACCTGCGGCGCGAAGGGGGCAACCTGTTCTCCGAAACGCGCGCCTCGGGCGACGCGCTGGCGGGTCCGGCCAACGCCAACGGGTACGGCTCCATCAACTCCAACTCGCTGGAACAGTCCAACGTGGACCTTGCCCGCGAGTTCGTGCAGATGATCACCACCCAGCGCGGCTTCCAGTCCAACAGCAAGGTCATCACCACAACGGACACCATGCTTGAAACCGTCGTGAACATGAAGCGTTAG
- a CDS encoding flagellar hook assembly protein FlgD, translated as MAASPVIGQAEQTFNSYLGAKTKNDELDKQAFLNLLVAQLSHQDPLNPMDDKEFVAQLAQFTSLEQLTNISTGITDLNASAKQQQMSAAVGYIGKEVTASGYEISKTSQKDSTGATVNSVSTVYFTVQEQVNNGYINIYDSEMNLVRTELMGAKQPGTYQYKWDGKDYQGTIVPDGVYAVAMYGEGTDGKSVYITTQVSGQVSGVVKVDDEPYLSLADGRHIAFSNVSEIVAPNTSTGDNDTGGDDSEDDSGNDSGDGSDSGTDSDS; from the coding sequence ATGGCAGCCAGCCCCGTCATCGGCCAGGCCGAACAGACATTCAACAGCTACCTTGGCGCCAAGACCAAGAACGACGAACTGGACAAGCAGGCGTTCCTGAACCTGCTGGTGGCCCAGCTGAGCCATCAGGACCCGCTGAACCCCATGGACGACAAGGAATTCGTCGCCCAGTTGGCGCAGTTCACCAGCCTTGAACAGCTCACCAACATCTCCACCGGCATCACCGACCTGAACGCCAGCGCCAAGCAGCAGCAGATGTCCGCCGCCGTGGGCTACATCGGCAAGGAAGTGACCGCCAGCGGCTACGAGATCAGCAAGACCTCGCAGAAGGACAGCACGGGCGCGACGGTCAACTCCGTCAGCACGGTGTACTTCACGGTGCAGGAGCAGGTGAACAACGGCTACATCAACATTTACGACAGCGAAATGAACCTGGTGCGCACGGAACTGATGGGCGCCAAGCAGCCCGGCACCTACCAGTACAAGTGGGACGGCAAGGATTACCAGGGCACCATCGTGCCGGACGGTGTCTACGCGGTCGCCATGTACGGCGAAGGCACGGACGGCAAGTCCGTCTACATCACCACCCAGGTTTCCGGCCAGGTGTCGGGCGTGGTCAAGGTGGACGACGAACCCTACCTGAGCCTGGCGGACGGCCGCCACATCGCCTTCAGCAACGTCTCCGAAATCGTGGCGCCCAATACCAGTACCGGCGACAACGATACCGGCGGCGACGATTCCGAAGATGATTCCGGAAACGATTCCGGAGACGGTTCCGACAGCGGCACGGATAGCGACAGCTAA
- a CDS encoding flagellar hook-length control protein FliK gives MHIFPFLPETEKAPSDVTRRPKVTASTLDFASVLADKASPRSVSGAGATALRTAANAATEAKGKVRRGEDGGVLTAPGQISLSYQDVIALRNQLEKSGVSPDRLERLTQMASTPGSYSLGQVISALRKDGPYANLNADGSTVTSLNGNQRLDAKQFLQKIGMLPDEAEDMLAQMDAGNTDAVWKAVSSKLSSKTDGDAIDVNVEELEAMAKGLRLSPEVLAAMKTLFAGQTEISTTAAGLKSVLVPAGQEMAAREQADRNLASALGSALDPVLQAAKKSATRIEQSDRRSDRAAQRSEVLIRESATGKGNGSGVAPALDAERHDGGSANAGKTRQSGLMHTGGSTQAHAGPLSDPRHAAQAGDAMQQNVPLHNGNGSNNGGANSQQAQVAQGNAQAQAFGLDKQSSQSGDGKGSAWQQDQHGRPASGGSSDPWAELLRKIDVSPSLSGAAQSMADASASASGAANAASAAQRQGQALTPYLSEQAAAQLERGILTSMQDGTRQLTMKLDPGELGNVTVTLSVRNGEVNATIRPDRTETAQALNDQLHVLRTALEQQGLKVDRLEVQTQLQDNSFSQAWQDAAQHNANQEQQARSAERERYRRLRRLRDGDDDTGMQAVDAAATAASTGRPATLTASGLDLIA, from the coding sequence ATGCATATTTTTCCCTTCCTTCCCGAGACCGAAAAGGCGCCGTCCGACGTGACGCGACGCCCCAAGGTCACTGCCAGCACCCTCGACTTCGCTTCCGTGCTCGCGGACAAGGCGAGCCCGCGCTCCGTTTCCGGCGCGGGCGCCACCGCCCTCCGCACCGCCGCCAATGCGGCCACGGAAGCCAAGGGCAAGGTGCGCAGGGGCGAGGACGGCGGCGTGCTCACCGCGCCGGGGCAGATCAGCCTTTCCTATCAGGACGTCATCGCGCTGCGGAACCAGCTGGAAAAGAGCGGCGTTTCGCCCGATCGGCTGGAACGCCTCACCCAGATGGCCTCCACCCCCGGCAGCTACTCGCTGGGCCAGGTCATCTCGGCCCTGCGCAAGGATGGCCCCTACGCCAACCTGAACGCCGACGGCTCCACCGTCACGTCCCTTAACGGCAACCAGCGCCTGGACGCCAAGCAGTTCCTGCAAAAGATCGGCATGCTGCCCGATGAAGCGGAAGACATGCTGGCCCAGATGGACGCGGGCAACACGGACGCGGTGTGGAAGGCCGTCAGCAGCAAGCTGAGCAGCAAGACCGACGGCGACGCCATCGACGTCAACGTTGAGGAACTGGAGGCCATGGCCAAGGGCCTGCGTCTCTCGCCCGAAGTGCTGGCCGCCATGAAGACGCTGTTCGCCGGGCAGACCGAAATTTCCACCACGGCCGCCGGGCTGAAGTCCGTTCTGGTGCCCGCCGGGCAGGAAATGGCCGCGCGCGAGCAGGCCGACCGCAATCTGGCCTCGGCCCTTGGGTCCGCACTCGACCCGGTGTTGCAGGCGGCCAAGAAGTCGGCCACGCGGATAGAGCAGTCCGACCGGCGCAGTGACCGTGCCGCCCAGCGCAGCGAGGTGCTGATTCGTGAATCCGCCACCGGCAAGGGCAACGGCAGCGGCGTGGCCCCCGCGCTGGATGCGGAACGCCACGATGGCGGATCGGCCAACGCGGGCAAGACCCGCCAGTCCGGCCTGATGCACACCGGGGGCAGCACGCAGGCGCATGCCGGTCCGTTGTCCGATCCGCGCCATGCCGCACAGGCGGGTGACGCCATGCAGCAGAACGTACCGCTGCATAACGGCAACGGGAGCAACAACGGCGGGGCCAACAGCCAGCAGGCGCAGGTGGCGCAGGGCAATGCCCAGGCGCAGGCCTTCGGACTGGATAAGCAATCTTCGCAGTCGGGCGACGGCAAGGGTTCCGCCTGGCAGCAGGACCAGCACGGTCGGCCCGCTTCCGGCGGCAGCAGCGACCCGTGGGCCGAACTGCTGCGCAAGATCGACGTCAGCCCGTCCCTCAGCGGCGCGGCCCAGAGCATGGCCGACGCCTCTGCCAGCGCTTCCGGTGCGGCCAATGCCGCCAGCGCGGCCCAGCGGCAGGGCCAGGCCCTGACCCCCTATCTTTCCGAACAGGCGGCGGCCCAGCTTGAGCGGGGCATTCTCACCTCCATGCAGGACGGCACCCGCCAGCTGACCATGAAGCTTGACCCCGGTGAACTGGGCAACGTGACCGTGACCCTTTCCGTGCGCAACGGAGAGGTCAACGCCACCATCCGGCCCGACCGCACCGAGACCGCGCAGGCCCTCAACGACCAGTTGCACGTGCTGCGCACCGCGCTGGAACAGCAGGGGCTGAAGGTGGACCGGCTGGAAGTGCAGACCCAGTTGCAGGACAACTCGTTCTCGCAAGCCTGGCAGGATGCGGCCCAGCACAACGCCAACCAGGAACAGCAGGCCCGCAGCGCGGAGCGCGAACGCTACCGCCGCCTGCGCCGCCTTCGGGACGGGGACGACGACACCGGCATGCAGGCCGTGGACGCCGCCGCAACGGCAGCCTCCACCGGACGCCCGGCAACTCTTACCGCCTCCGGGCTCGACCTCATCGCATAG
- a CDS encoding glycosyltransferase family 9 protein, with amino-acid sequence MTTAPTPPAPATTPVNAQADKAPDAPILVLQMQRMGDLVLTFPLLAWLRAEHPRRPLWVVGEETFFKGLMPIGPEAVFFPYDAANRLRQNRYHLVVNLSHRTEAAALAGQLHADAHFGPYLAGGGTGKGADRTTYVHGRWQLYRTSLVHNNRHNLFHWADLNALDCVPARRIRGTDWPAPQHQGRDPQRVGLFLGASEPEKCPNAPFWAALARDLLRRGLKPVLLGGPAEAALGADVARRANTPALNLCGRFTLPELVAFTRSLRLLVTPDTGPMHVAAWTQTPTLNLSMGPVNAWETAPFPPGHHVLRATISCVGCWRCTQPSVLCRDRFDPARVSSLVQALLREQDAAAPALDGANGATAASRLARLRLPGLELLRTGRDALGLFDLVPLATSDHGQQAVPRRLFGQFWKAFWAWRLGLHGEATARRAWVDLAAASPRLAEALRRGLSGLGRDLARALRGLGSGQATLPPDFWHCHPPMLRPLTGYLHMSVQNADATPAAWAEALALVEALAALTA; translated from the coding sequence ATGACCACCGCCCCCACGCCCCCGGCACCCGCCACGACGCCCGTCAACGCACAGGCGGACAAGGCCCCCGATGCCCCCATTCTGGTGTTGCAGATGCAGCGCATGGGCGACCTGGTGCTGACCTTTCCGCTGCTGGCGTGGCTGCGGGCGGAACACCCGCGCCGCCCGCTGTGGGTGGTGGGCGAGGAAACATTCTTCAAGGGGCTGATGCCCATCGGGCCGGAGGCGGTATTCTTTCCGTACGATGCGGCCAACCGGCTGCGCCAGAACCGCTACCACCTGGTGGTCAACCTCAGCCACCGGACAGAGGCCGCCGCGCTGGCCGGGCAACTGCATGCCGACGCCCATTTCGGTCCATATCTTGCCGGTGGGGGCACGGGGAAGGGTGCGGACCGCACCACCTACGTGCACGGGCGCTGGCAGCTGTACCGGACCTCGCTGGTGCACAACAACCGGCACAACCTGTTCCACTGGGCCGACCTGAACGCGCTGGACTGCGTGCCCGCCCGCCGCATACGCGGCACCGACTGGCCCGCGCCGCAACATCAGGGGCGCGACCCGCAACGGGTGGGGTTGTTCCTGGGGGCCAGCGAGCCGGAAAAATGCCCCAACGCCCCGTTCTGGGCCGCGCTGGCCCGCGACCTGCTGCGGCGCGGGCTGAAGCCCGTCCTGCTGGGCGGCCCGGCGGAGGCGGCGCTGGGGGCCGACGTGGCCCGCCGCGCCAATACCCCGGCCCTGAATCTGTGCGGCCGCTTCACCCTGCCGGAACTGGTGGCCTTCACCCGTTCGCTGCGCCTGCTGGTCACGCCGGACACCGGCCCCATGCACGTGGCCGCCTGGACCCAGACCCCCACCCTGAACCTGTCCATGGGTCCGGTGAACGCCTGGGAAACCGCCCCCTTTCCCCCCGGCCACCATGTGCTGCGCGCCACCATCAGTTGCGTGGGCTGCTGGCGGTGCACCCAGCCTTCCGTGCTGTGCCGCGACAGGTTCGACCCCGCGCGAGTGTCCTCGCTGGTGCAGGCCCTGCTGCGCGAACAGGACGCCGCCGCCCCGGCCCTGGATGGCGCGAATGGAGCCACCGCCGCCTCGCGCCTTGCCCGGCTGCGCCTGCCGGGCCTGGAATTGCTGCGTACCGGACGTGACGCGCTGGGCCTGTTCGACCTCGTCCCGCTGGCTACCTCCGACCACGGGCAGCAGGCTGTACCCCGCCGCCTGTTCGGCCAGTTCTGGAAGGCCTTCTGGGCATGGCGGCTCGGCCTGCACGGCGAAGCCACCGCCCGCCGGGCCTGGGTCGACCTTGCCGCGGCCTCGCCCCGCCTGGCCGAAGCCTTGCGCCGTGGCCTGTCGGGCCTCGGACGCGATCTGGCCCGTGCCCTGCGCGGGCTGGGGTCCGGCCAGGCCACCCTGCCGCCCGACTTCTGGCATTGCCATCCGCCCATGCTGCGGCCCCTCACGGGCTACCTGCACATGTCCGTGCAGAACGCCGACGCCACACCCGCCGCCTGGGCCGAGGCCCTGGCCCTGGTGGAAGCTCTGGCCGCCCTCACGGCCTGA